The following are encoded in a window of Streptomyces sp. SAT1 genomic DNA:
- a CDS encoding response regulator transcription factor, whose product MTRVLVVEDEESFSDALSYMLRKEGFEVAVAATGPDGLDEFERNGADLVLLDLMLPGLPGTEVCRQLRGRSNVPVIMVTAKDSEIDKVVGLEIGADDYVTKPFSSRELVARIRAVLRRRGEPEEVTPAALEAGPVRMDVDRHVVTVSGSKVDLPLKEFDLLEMLLRNAGRVLTRMQLIDRVWGADYVGDTKTLDVHVKRLRAKIEPDPGAPRYLVTVRGLGYKFEP is encoded by the coding sequence GTGACCCGAGTGCTCGTCGTCGAGGACGAGGAGTCCTTCTCCGACGCCCTGTCGTACATGCTCCGCAAAGAGGGCTTCGAGGTCGCCGTGGCGGCCACCGGGCCCGACGGGCTCGACGAGTTCGAGCGCAACGGCGCCGACCTCGTCCTCCTCGACCTGATGCTGCCGGGGCTGCCCGGTACGGAGGTGTGCCGTCAGCTGCGCGGCCGCTCCAACGTCCCGGTGATCATGGTGACCGCCAAGGACAGCGAGATCGACAAGGTCGTCGGCCTGGAGATAGGGGCCGACGACTACGTGACCAAGCCCTTCTCCTCCCGGGAGCTGGTCGCCCGGATCCGAGCGGTGCTGCGCCGGCGCGGCGAGCCGGAGGAGGTCACCCCGGCGGCCCTGGAGGCGGGTCCGGTCCGCATGGACGTGGACCGGCACGTCGTCACCGTCTCCGGCTCCAAGGTCGACCTGCCGCTCAAGGAGTTCGACCTGCTGGAGATGCTGCTGCGCAACGCCGGCCGGGTGCTCACCCGGATGCAGCTCATCGACCGGGTCTGGGGCGCCGACTACGTGGGCGACACCAAGACGCTCGACGTGCACGTCAAGCGGCTGCGCGCCAAGATCGAGCCGGACCCGGGCGCCCCGCGCTACCTGGTGACGGTCCGCGGCCTCGGCTACAAGTTCGAGCCGTAG
- a CDS encoding sensor histidine kinase: MDVNAAVAAASAIAGVLTGVIAVLAFRFSEREQKRPTRTSLHTDAVLPPGVDTVLSVLRSSAVVLDEADAVVKASSAAYALGLVRGGKLAVEPMLQMARDTRRDGEIRQVELDLPRRGTGRGEALAVSARVAPLGSRLVLLLVEDLTEARRIEAVRRDFVANVSHELKTPVGALSLLSEAVMDASDDPEAVERFAGRMQIEATRLTNLVQELIDLSRVQNDDPLEDAEPVRVDELVAEAIDRCRHQAGTKQITMATGGTADLRVWGNRGQLAAALGNLVENAVNYSPARTRVGIAARRITVPGGDLIEIAVTDQGIGISDKDKERIFERFYRVDPARSRATGGTGLGLAIVKHVVASHGGEVTVWSAEGQGSTFTLRLPEAAAAREARDRDRAHQHPDLDEETGPEAGPGTDLASASPSEPRPGFRPGTGTTSSPASSPAPPSSRTQASSSQTSPYEPLPAPEVLP; this comes from the coding sequence ATGGACGTGAACGCGGCGGTCGCCGCAGCATCAGCGATCGCCGGAGTGCTCACCGGCGTCATCGCCGTGCTGGCGTTCCGCTTCAGTGAACGGGAGCAGAAGCGTCCGACGCGTACTTCGCTGCACACCGACGCGGTGCTGCCGCCCGGTGTGGACACGGTCCTCTCCGTGCTGCGCTCCTCCGCCGTCGTCCTCGACGAGGCCGACGCCGTCGTCAAGGCCAGCTCCGCCGCGTACGCCCTCGGGCTGGTCCGCGGCGGCAAGCTCGCCGTGGAGCCCATGCTCCAGATGGCCCGGGACACCCGCCGGGACGGGGAGATACGTCAGGTCGAGCTGGACCTGCCGCGGCGCGGCACCGGACGCGGCGAGGCCCTGGCGGTCTCCGCGCGCGTCGCGCCGCTGGGCTCGCGGCTGGTGCTGCTGCTCGTCGAGGACCTGACCGAGGCGCGCCGGATCGAAGCCGTACGGCGTGACTTCGTGGCGAACGTCAGCCATGAGCTGAAGACACCCGTCGGCGCTCTCTCCCTGCTCTCCGAGGCCGTCATGGACGCCTCGGACGACCCGGAGGCGGTGGAGCGCTTCGCCGGACGCATGCAGATCGAGGCGACCCGGCTGACCAACCTGGTGCAGGAGCTGATCGACCTCTCGCGGGTGCAGAACGACGACCCGCTGGAGGACGCCGAGCCGGTGCGCGTCGACGAACTCGTCGCCGAGGCCATCGACCGGTGCCGCCACCAGGCCGGCACCAAGCAGATCACCATGGCCACCGGGGGCACCGCGGACCTCAGGGTCTGGGGCAACCGCGGCCAGCTCGCCGCGGCGCTCGGCAACCTCGTCGAGAACGCCGTCAACTACTCCCCGGCCCGCACCCGCGTGGGCATCGCCGCCCGCCGGATCACCGTGCCGGGCGGGGATCTCATCGAGATCGCCGTCACCGACCAGGGCATCGGCATCTCCGACAAGGACAAGGAGCGCATCTTCGAGCGTTTCTACCGTGTGGACCCGGCCCGCTCGCGTGCCACCGGCGGCACCGGCCTCGGCCTCGCCATCGTGAAGCACGTGGTCGCCTCGCACGGCGGGGAGGTCACGGTGTGGAGCGCCGAGGGACAGGGTTCCACCTTCACCCTGCGGCTGCCCGAAGCGGCAGCGGCCCGCGAGGCCCGCGACCGGGACCGCGCGCACCAGCACCCCGACCTCGACGAGGAGACCGGGCCCGAAGCCGGCCCCGGCACCGACCTCGCGTCCGCGTCCCCGTCCGAGCCCCGTCCCGGGTTCCGGCCCGGCACCGGCACCACCTCGTCCCCGGCCTCATCCCCGGCGCCTCCGTCATCGCGGACGCAGGCGTCGTCGTCCCAGACATCACCGTACGAACCGCTTCCCGCCCCGGAGGTCCTTCCGTGA
- the phoU gene encoding phosphate signaling complex protein PhoU, with amino-acid sequence MRDAYHEELDSIGDGLVEMARLVGSAIGRATTAILDADLKLAESVIEADQKVDELQHDLEARAIALLARQQPVATDLRIVVTSLRMSADLERSGDLAQHVAKLARLRFPERGVPQDLHATILEMGQLAQRLMAKAAEVIVTKDVDLALQLEQDDDEMDLLHRTLFQHLIDDRWKHGIETAVDVTLLGRYYERYADHAVAVAKRVVYLVTGEHADELQQDVTSVPKVDGA; translated from the coding sequence ATGCGGGACGCGTACCACGAGGAACTGGACTCGATCGGCGACGGACTGGTGGAGATGGCCCGGCTGGTCGGGTCGGCCATCGGACGCGCCACGACCGCCATCCTCGACGCCGATCTGAAGCTGGCCGAGAGCGTGATCGAGGCCGACCAGAAGGTCGACGAGCTCCAGCACGACCTGGAGGCACGGGCCATCGCCCTGCTGGCCCGGCAGCAGCCGGTGGCGACGGATCTGCGGATCGTCGTCACCTCGCTGCGGATGTCGGCGGACCTGGAGCGCTCGGGCGACCTGGCCCAGCACGTGGCCAAGCTGGCCCGGCTGCGCTTCCCGGAGCGCGGGGTCCCCCAGGACCTGCACGCCACCATCCTGGAGATGGGCCAGCTCGCCCAGCGCCTGATGGCGAAGGCCGCCGAGGTGATCGTCACCAAGGACGTCGACCTGGCCCTCCAGCTGGAGCAGGACGACGACGAGATGGACCTGCTGCACCGCACGCTCTTCCAGCACCTGATCGACGACCGCTGGAAGCACGGCATCGAGACGGCCGTGGACGTCACCCTGCTCGGCCGCTACTACGAGCGCTACGCCGACCACGCGGTGGCGGTGGCCAAGCGGGTGGTCTACCTGGTCACGGGCGAGCACGCCGACGAGCTCCAGCAGGACGTCACGTCGGTGCCGAAGGTCGACGGGGCCTGA
- a CDS encoding lamin tail domain-containing protein — protein MSVSVSAPLSSTARRLTATAAAAGALLAVAALPAAAADHPAHAHRQGVVISDVHLADPHPTRGHRSERVLNTEWVEITNNTRRDVNLDGWTLSDQHGHTYTFRHYRLDGRATVRVHTGYGHDTRRDLYQDRRTSVWDRRDTATLRNDHRRSVDSLSWDDTHRGPRPGHHHR, from the coding sequence GTGTCCGTGTCCGTTTCCGCTCCCCTCTCCTCGACCGCCCGTCGGCTGACCGCGACCGCCGCGGCGGCCGGGGCCCTGCTCGCGGTGGCCGCGCTACCCGCCGCCGCGGCCGACCACCCCGCGCACGCGCACCGCCAGGGCGTGGTGATCAGCGACGTCCACCTCGCCGACCCGCACCCGACCCGGGGCCACCGCTCCGAGCGGGTGCTGAACACCGAGTGGGTGGAGATCACCAACAACACCCGCCGCGACGTCAACCTCGACGGATGGACCCTGTCCGACCAGCACGGGCACACCTACACGTTCCGCCACTACCGCCTCGACGGCCGCGCCACGGTCCGCGTCCACACCGGTTACGGCCACGACACCCGCCGCGACCTCTACCAGGACCGCCGCACCTCGGTCTGGGACCGCCGCGACACCGCGACCCTCCGCAACGACCACCGCCGCTCCGTCGACTCCCTCAGCTGGGACGACACCCACCGCGGCCCCCGCCCCGGCCACCACCACCGCTGA